The DNA region TGCTTGCCTGGCTAATCAACATTTAATTTGGGATTGGATAAAGCTCTTTAAGGCATGACGCATTAGTGGTTTGTAGCTGACATCATATTTTTTCCCTAAAATTTTGAAAGATTCTATTAAATCTTTCTCCAGGCGGATCGATATGATTTCTAAGTTGAGGGCCTTGTCTACTTGGATGCCAACTTCTTTGGGGGAAGCCTCGGCATACTTTGCCTCTCTACCCAATTCGCCGTTTTCCTATGCTTCGGCAGTATTTTGAATCGCCGCTTCCTTACTTTTTCTAGACATTAAACTTCCCGTTGTTTGAGTTTCAACTTTACCAAACAGGCAATCTTAAAAATATCAGCTCAATTAATCCCTAGTTGGTTTAATGGAATTATTTGAGGTAATTATCTGCGGGCTGAGTCCAATTAAAATGAAGTGGACATTAAACTAGGGCAGCGATATGAAAAAAGATTTTCAGAAAGACATGGTCCTTGATGTATTGGCTGATAAAGATTCTTTGAAGTTGACTAAAAGGGAATCAATAGCTAGAGCTATGTGGAGCGAAAGCTCAAAAGCCATCGCCAGGGACGGCGACGACTATTTACGTCTGGGTGAGTTCTCGAATTTAGAGGATCAAAAGCTGGGGTGGTGGGCTATTTAGAACCCAGCTGCCAATCCATCGCGACGATGATCACTGCCAGCAATATAGGCTTCATTTGTTTGTTCACCTAATAGCGCAATGGCTTGAGCACTACCAAAGTCCAAGCTATTAGCTGGCATCACACTTATTTCATGCCCCATCGCCCTCAGTCCTTCGACTACTGCAGTAGGCATAGATGCTTCTACAGTGAGCTTGCCCACATCATCAATTCTCCAGCGGGATGCATCTGAGCAGGCCTGTGGATTGAGATATTCATCGACAAAGCGCATCACAAACTGAAGATGTCCTTGTGGCTGCATATTGCCACCCATCACACCAAATGCCATAGCTGGTTGATTGCCCTTAGTTAAGAATGCTGGAA from Polynucleobacter sp. AP-Elch-400A-B2 includes:
- a CDS encoding AbrB/MazE/SpoVT family DNA-binding domain-containing protein, encoding MKKDFQKDMVLDVLADKDSLKLTKRESIARAMWSESSKAIARDGDDYLRLGEFSNLEDQKLGWWAI